A portion of the Salmo trutta chromosome 1, fSalTru1.1, whole genome shotgun sequence genome contains these proteins:
- the il20ra gene encoding interleukin-20 receptor subunit alpha → MVKYLYIISLWTAVVSHVSSVARPEGVHFNSMNLRNIVKWHPGKDAQNDTHYTVEYAIYGDRMDGGARRVRWRVKKQCRSIPQTWCDLSNETTDLDEGYFARVKALGKNRSSKWTLTEKSFEPKADTTFGPPLVKLVVKENSVTVKLKGPMRWKTGNITKDYSLLKFYPQMTYNLSVYDNRSNKTQHFTVENRSFEYRLLAYETQYCFSAKAQVLSLILACHASEWQCLTTSKDPFYGQLLLMLLGAVVPSVICLFMLILVGCLVYHFVCGNKQKSPPFLEISDIQNPLQTFCPEQPVTVNVVLVNMAKPMEMMAIKPNTIPALIHQSEGEPILPYAAQQAPGREDSQEGSFEDEFREDQPEPLEYGFVGASPKIPEMRESEASDSEETLPLHLSQVNPYIAQRSAPCSQGPVETGLFRIPLLSGLKMGEQSTSYKEPDRVGLYALQHFSVRETPEVDFWEDEAEEPQIYPSDYSFLRAAPEQQVVTTEYQTQSNRRDTQPLRLAQVNLYRNQRHTLFPQESEEEDGSGGNCVDWSPTTGILQIPLLSKHIPEVEVEGEMNRELEQVEILPSVVVRQSEESEGEGESDLTKLQNNWSLVINMEE, encoded by the exons ATGGTCAAATATCTCTACATTATTTCTCTGTGGACCGCAG TGGTCTCACACGTGTCCTCTGTAGCGCGTCCCGAAGGAGTACACTTCAACTCCATGAACCTGAGGAACATTGTAAAGTGGCATCCTGGGAAAGACGCACAAAATGACACCCACTACACAGTGGAATATGCAAT CTATGGTGACCGTATGGATGGTGGAGCGAGACGGGTGCGCTGGAGGGTGAAGAAGCAGTGCAGAAGCATCCCTCAGACCTGGTGTGATCTATCCAATGAGACAACTGACCTGGATGAAGGCTACTTTGCCAGAGTCAAGGCTTTGGGCAAAAACAGATCCTCCAAATGGACACTCACAGAAAAGAGTTTCGAACCCAAAGCTGACA CAACCTTTGGACCTCCACTTGTCAAACTTGTGGTGAAGGAGAATAGTGTTACCGTTAAGCTGAAGGGTCCAATGAGATGGAAGACTGGGAACATTACAAAAGATTACTCCTTGTTGAAATTCTACCCTCAGATGACTTACAACCTGTCTGTGTACGACAACAGAAGCAACAAAACG CAACACTTCACTGTGGAAAACAGATCCTTTGAATATAGGCTGCTTGCCTATGAAACCCAGTATTGTTTCTCTGCTAAGGCCCAGGTCCTATCACTTATTTTAGCTTGTCATGCATCTGAATGGCAGTGCCTAACAACCTCAAAAG ATCCCTTTTATGGCCAGCTGCTACTGATGTTGCTGGGAGCCGTTGTCCCATCAGTCATCTGCCTCTTCATGCTGATCCTGGTCGGATGCCTTGTCTACCACTTTGTCTGTGGTAATAAACAGAAAAGTCCCCCTTTCCTG GAAATATCGGACATTCAGAACCCACTGCAGACCTTCTGTCCCGAGCAACCTGTGACAGTGAACGTGGTACTGGTCAACATGGCCAAGCCCATGGAGATGATGGCCATAAAGCCGAACACTATCCCTGCACTTATCCACCAGTCAGAGGGGGAGCCCATACTACCCTACGCTGCCCAGCAAGCCCCTGGTAGAGAGGATTCTCAGGAGGGATCATTTGAAGATGAATTCAGGGAGGACCAACCAGAGCCCCTAGAATACGGCTTCGTTGGAGCGTCCCCAAAGATTCCGGAAATGAGGGAAAGTGAGGCATCTGACAGTGAAGAAACCCTGCCTCTGCATCTCAGCCAGGTCAATCCGTACATAGCACAGAGATCTGCGCCATGTTCACAGGGGCCTGTGGAGACAGGGCTCTTTAGAATTCCACTGCTGTCTGGTCTAAAGATGGGGGAGCAGAGCACGAGTTACAAAGAGCCTGATCGGGTGGGTCTCTACGCACTGCAGCACTTCTCAGTCAGAGAGACCCCTGAGGTGGACTTTTGGGAAGACGAGGCTGAGGAGCCCCAAATTTACCCCTCAGACTACAGCTTTTTAAGGGCAGCACCGGAGCAGCAGGTGGTGACAACAGAGTACCAGACACAGTCTAACAGGAGGGATACTCAGCCCCTGCGGCTAGCCCAGGTCAACCTGTACAGAAACCAGAGGCATACGCTGTTTCCACaggagtctgaggaagaggatggatCTGGCGGTAACTGTGTTGACTGGAGCCCTACAACAGGGATCCTCCAGATCCCTCTGCTCTCCAAGCATATtccagaggtggaggtggagggagagatgaataGGGAGTTAGAGCAGGTGGAGATCTTACCCTCTGTGGTGGTGAGGCAGTCAGAGGAgagtgagggtgagggtgagagtGATCTGACTAAACTACAGAACAACTGGAGCCTAGTGATCAACATGGAAGAGTAA